The following DNA comes from Marispirochaeta aestuarii.
TACCCGACGGGCATTGAAAGAAATCGAAAGCCTTGAAAAAGGCGAAACCAGGAATCTTCTCGCCGCCCTTGCGGACAGCCTGCTTGTCAGGGAGATCTGAGAACCCCCTACATTCCTCAACAGTATACACCGGTATTCTTTCTTGCTGACAGATTTTATCCTGGAGAACCCCATCCCTCGCTATGTCGGATAGGGTTTTTTTATAATTTCTCTCTTTTTGTACACAATTTTGATATATACATCATGTTATTATAGCCCCAGGAACCAACATATGATACAATCATGAACAGTATATTACGTAAAAGGAGCTTCTGTATGGCAATTCGATCGATTAATCCTTCCACCGGCAGGCTTATAAAGGAGTTCACTCCTCTGACAGAACAGGAGATCGAAATAAAACTGTCCCTGGCGGCAGACTGCTTCCGGGAATACCGCCGATTCAGCTTTGAAGAGCGCGCAGGGCTGATGTTCAAGGCCGCTGATCTTCTGGAAAACCGCAGGGACGATTATGCCGGTCTTATAAGCGCTGAAATGGGCAAGACGATCCGGGATTCCCGGGCCGAGGTTGAGAAGTCAGCATGGGTATGCCGATACTACGCTGACAACGCGGCGGCGTTTATGGCCGATGAGATGGTCGCCACCGAGGCAAAGCAGAGCTTTGTCCGCTACCAGCCCATCGGGCCGGTTCTGGCTGTAATGCCCTGGAACTACCCCTTCTGGCAGGTGTTCCGATTTGCCGCGCCCGCCCTTATGGCCGGTAATGTGGGACTCCTCAAGCATGCCTCCAACGTGCCTCAGAGCGCCCTGGAGATAGAGCGTATATTTCTTCAGGCAGGCTTCCCGGAAGGAGCCTTTCAGACCTTATTGATTCCCGCCGGAAGAATAGCGGGCCTGACCGCCGACCCCCGCATAAAAGCAGCCACCTTGACCGGCAGTGAAGCAGCCGGCGCCAGCCTTGCGGCCAACTGCGGCGGGAATCTGAAAAAGACCGTCCTTGAACTCGGCGGAAGCGACCCCTATATTGTGCTCCCCGATGCCGACATGGAGAAAGCTGCTGCAACTGCAACCCGGGCGCGACTGGTGAACAATGGTCAGGCCTGCATTGCAGCCAAACGCTTTATCCTGCACCATGAGATTGCGGATGATTTTCTGAACCGCCTCGTTGCAGAGTACGGGAAGATACGGGTTGGGGACCCTGCGGATGAGTCTACCGATCTCGGTCCTCTGGTATCCTCCCAGGCTTTGGAGGAGATACGGGACCAGGTTGCTCAATGTGTCGCTCAGGGGGGAACGATTGCCTTCGGAAGAGATCCTGAGGAGCTCGAAACTTACAAAGACCCCGACTTGAGAGGCGGGTACTACTTTCCCCCCACGATAATCACCGGGCTAACCCAGGCTGCCCCCATATCAAAGCAGGAGATCTTTGGCCCCGTGGCAATGATTTTTCGTGCCCGTGATCTTGACGAGGCCATAGAGATCGCAAATGCGACGGAATTCGGACTTGGTGCGAGCGCCTGGACCGGAAATCCTGAAAACGCCGAACGACTGATCAATGAAATCGAGGCGGGTAACGTATTCATAAACAGCATGGTCAAGTCAGATCCCCGCCTTCCCTTCGGAGGAATCAAAACCTCCGGTTACGGCCGGGAACTGAGCGCTCTGGGTTTACGGGAGTTTACAAATATCAAGACCGTATGGGTGGACTAATTCCCGGTTGAAATGCTTACTCAGCGAGCGTAATGTCCCACAATCCGGCATTCACCGCGGATGTGCCCTTCCATGGCTTTAAGCAGTTCCTTTTTGTCAGCCCCCTGTTTCAGGCTGAGAAGGGTATCCAGGGCATACAGCTTGAAAAAATAGCGATGCCTTCCCGCCGGAGGACAGGGACCGCCATAACCGATACGGCCAAAGTCGTTCTTTCCCTGCAGACCGCCGCCGTCGAGGACTCCTTTCGCCGGCAGATCCTCGGGAAGAGCAGAAGTCTCGCCGGGAAGGTTATAGAGCACCCAGTGAACCCAGGTTCCCATGGGTGCGTCAGGATCATCACAAATCAGGGAAAAGGAACGGACCCCTCCCGGAACACCCGACCAGCTGAGAGGGGGAGAGACATCGCTCCCGTCGCAGGTATACTTTGCAGGAATAGACTCCCCGTCTCTGAAAACAGGACTTTCAATCTTCATGCATGCTCCTCCTATCTGATATATGCGGACTATATTCCTTCACCGGACCTGGAAAAACTTATCCTGGCCAGCAGATCAGGCTCGGGCAGAAAATCTATGGAGCCGTTGATCTGTGAAGCGAGCTGTTTGACAAGTTCACGGCTTAAACTCTTATCTGTATTCAGCATGGGAATGGATGTGAAAGTCTCACCGGTATTCCTGAACCCGATATGATATACCCCCTCGGTATCACGATAAAAATCGATACGCAGGCGAATGTTGCCGGGCCCATCATCGCTTTCCCCCAGAATAGTAAGCAGAAGTTCATGGACCATCAGACCAAGGGGCATCGCATAGTGGACATCCAGCGTAAGATCCTTTCCATGGACTTCGATACCGCCGGAGCCTGCTTTTCCCCCCGCCGCGGGCAGGGTCTCCGCAAGGACCCTGAGAAACTGGGTAAAATTCAGCAGCGACAGGTCCTCATTCTGATAGAGCAGGTTATGAATCATGCTCAGAGCGTGTACCCTGCTGCCGGTTATCTTCAAACCGGACTTTTCACGGTCAGGGGTATCGGTATCTTCCAGCTGTAAATCAATCAGACTGGCGATCAGTGCGAGGTTGTTTCGTACCCTGTGGTGAACCTCCTGCAGAAGGGAGTCCTTCTGCCGCAGGGCATGCATGAGCCGGGTCTCCACCTCCTTCTGTTCGGTAATATCGATGATCACGGAGTTCAGAATTGTACGATCCGGCAGCTGAACGGCACTGCTGAAGACAGCAACGTCCCGGAGAGACCCGTCCTTCAGACGATGCCTGAACTCAAAGTAGTTTCTTTTGTTCTCCGCAGCAGAGCGCATCTCCTCGAGGATTTCCTCTTTTGAAAGGGTATTGATATCCGGCACACCCATTGTACTGAGCTCGTCCCTGCTCCAGCCG
Coding sequences within:
- a CDS encoding NAD-dependent succinate-semialdehyde dehydrogenase translates to MAIRSINPSTGRLIKEFTPLTEQEIEIKLSLAADCFREYRRFSFEERAGLMFKAADLLENRRDDYAGLISAEMGKTIRDSRAEVEKSAWVCRYYADNAAAFMADEMVATEAKQSFVRYQPIGPVLAVMPWNYPFWQVFRFAAPALMAGNVGLLKHASNVPQSALEIERIFLQAGFPEGAFQTLLIPAGRIAGLTADPRIKAATLTGSEAAGASLAANCGGNLKKTVLELGGSDPYIVLPDADMEKAAATATRARLVNNGQACIAAKRFILHHEIADDFLNRLVAEYGKIRVGDPADESTDLGPLVSSQALEEIRDQVAQCVAQGGTIAFGRDPEELETYKDPDLRGGYYFPPTIITGLTQAAPISKQEIFGPVAMIFRARDLDEAIEIANATEFGLGASAWTGNPENAERLINEIEAGNVFINSMVKSDPRLPFGGIKTSGYGRELSALGLREFTNIKTVWVD
- a CDS encoding YbhB/YbcL family Raf kinase inhibitor-like protein, with protein sequence MKIESPVFRDGESIPAKYTCDGSDVSPPLSWSGVPGGVRSFSLICDDPDAPMGTWVHWVLYNLPGETSALPEDLPAKGVLDGGGLQGKNDFGRIGYGGPCPPAGRHRYFFKLYALDTLLSLKQGADKKELLKAMEGHIRGECRIVGHYAR
- a CDS encoding sensor histidine kinase, whose protein sequence is MLLYPPALVVILLLFLKQQELIRTKSDLHTSETWYRSLFEDTFAPRLILNPADGRILDANQAAVNFYGWSRDELSTMGVPDINTLSKEEILEEMRSAAENKRNYFEFRHRLKDGSLRDVAVFSSAVQLPDRTILNSVIIDITEQKEVETRLMHALRQKDSLLQEVHHRVRNNLALIASLIDLQLEDTDTPDREKSGLKITGSRVHALSMIHNLLYQNEDLSLLNFTQFLRVLAETLPAAGGKAGSGGIEVHGKDLTLDVHYAMPLGLMVHELLLTILGESDDGPGNIRLRIDFYRDTEGVYHIGFRNTGETFTSIPMLNTDKSLSRELVKQLASQINGSIDFLPEPDLLARISFSRSGEGI